A single window of Leishmania infantum JPCM5 genome chromosome 35 DNA harbors:
- a CDS encoding putative chaperone protein DNAj, which translates to MLRYLSASTARRACAWSAGASLSAAPGAASTFCSSTTPARLYSSGNKDYYKMLGVDRNADLKEIKKAYRKRALETHPDQGGNKEEFAEVAEAYEVLSNPEKRKVYDQYGSEAATNPSMGGAGMGGFGAGGRSAEDIFAEFFRGGMGGMGGFGDMFGGGPGGRQGTPTLQPLEVRTRLTLEDVYKGVTKTMRVNRPQVCADCTGFGTKSKTEKPKCTQCNGSGHVVQQHRMGPGMVQQTISECPRCRGTGTVAKPEDQCHKCHGKGYRTVSQDVTIEIPAGVPSNVTLVVRGEGGTIPGAPPADMHLHVELSPHRVFQRRGNDLIVNKDVTLQEALLGLHMPLKLLDGRTVNVETSADQILKPEGVIKVTGEGLPGTSGERGDVYIFTHLKMPNKLSDEQKAHIKKAFGKPEKDADASPGNTVRARVLRESREQLEEQKRSLWASQESGGYSGGGGGNSRRPAGSTHGSGAQQVECATQ; encoded by the coding sequence ATGCTCCGCTATCTCTCCGCGTCGACCGCGCGCAGAGCTTGCGCCTGGAGTGCGGGCGCGTCGCTTTCTGCCGCACctggcgccgccagcaccttcTGTTCCTCCACAACCCCTGCCCGTTTGTACTCGAGTGGCAACAAGGACTACTACAAGATGCTCGGCGTCGACCGAAACGCCGACTTGAAGGAGATTAAGAAAGCTTACCGGAAGCGCGCGTTGGAGACCCACCCTGATCAAGGCGGTAACAAGGAGGAATTTGCAGAGGTGGCCGAGGCCTACGAGGTGCTTAGTAACCCCGAGAAGAGGAAGGTGTACGACCAGTACGGATCCGAGGCGGCCACGAACCCGAGCATGGGCGGCGCAGGCATGGGTGGCTttggcgccggtggccgcTCTGCTGAGGACATCTTTGCCGAGTTTTTCCGCGGGGGAATGGGTGGGATGGGCGGGTTTGGCGACATGTTTGGCGGCGGCCCCGGTGGCCGTCAGGGGACGCCCACACTCCAGCCGCTGGAGGTGCGGACGCGGTTGACGCTGGAAGACGTGTACAAGGGCGTGACCAAGACGATGCGCGTGAACCGCCCGCAGGTGTGCGCGGATTGCACTGGCTTCGGCACCAAAAGCAAGACCGAGAAACCTAAGTGCACCCAGTGCAACGGCTCCGGGCACGTTGTGCAACAGCACCGGATGGGTCCCGGCATGGTGCAGCAGACGATCTCTGAGTgcccgcggtgccgcggcaccggtACCGTGGCGAAACCGGAGGACCAATGCCACAAGTGTCACGGCAAGGGCTACCGCACCGTATCGCAGGACGTCACCATTGAAATCCCAGCCGGGGTGCCGTCGAATGTGACACTTGTAGtgcgcggcgagggcggcacgATCCctggcgcgccgccagcggacATGCACTTGCACGTCGAGCTAAGTCCTCACCGTGTCTTTCAGCGTCGCGGCAACGACCTCATTGTTAACAAGGAcgtgacgctgcaggaggcgcttcTGGGGTTGCACATGCCGCTGAAGTTGCTCGACGGCCGCACCGTCAACGTGGAAACATCGGCCGATCAGATTTTGAAGCCAGAAGGGGTTATCAAGGTTACGGGAGAGGGCTTGCCTGGCACCTCCGGCGAGCGCGGTGATGTCTATATCTTCACGCACCTCAAGATGCCCAACAAGCTGAGCGATGAGCAGAAGGCGCACATCAAGAAGGCGTTCGGCAAACCTGAAAAGGACGCTGACGCGTCGCCCGGCAACACTGTGAGGGCACGGGTGTTGCGCGAGTCtcgcgagcagctggaggagcagaagcgTAGCCTGTGGGCCTCGCAAGAGAGTGGTGGctacagcggcggcggcggtggcaactCTCGCCGCCCGGCGGGAAGCACGCATGGTAgtggcgcgcagcaggtggagTGTGCGACGCAGTAG